Below is a genomic region from Eupeodes corollae chromosome 1, idEupCoro1.1, whole genome shotgun sequence.
agggattccaaaactagacatggctctatacgtccctgtagatgctgtcagatgcggctttgaaatcgatgaaaagatggtgggtgtcgatttggtgttcttttttttcaggatctgccgtaatgtgaatatttgatccactgtggactttcctggtctaaaaccacactgataaggacctattaggttgttgacgatagacgtttacatattacggcagagaagattttgtaagcgatgttaataagattgattcctctatagttggtgcagtttagaaggtctcctttttttaggatctACTGAGGATAAAACACATAATTTCTGAATAAGAAAATAGATGCAAGTGTTTTCTATAACCCGGCTTTCATTCTtactaatatatttttatcaactATGCACACAAATCTAGGATTTTATAAACAACTTGCCAGTTCTGACCGAGCAGAACTCAATAATTTGAACACGTCCATtatgattttcaagaaaatatcaTTTGAAATGACAGCTCCCTTTGCAGATTCATGAAATATTGACAGTTAGCATTTAAAAACGTAAACAACAAAATgggtaaatattttcattttctttaattagtaaaaatatacaaaaaacttatattttcagATGAAGAActtcaatatttgttaaaaataaagaaactacaAGATGAAGTTATCACTTTGCGCACAGAAATTCCATCAATCTACAGTAGATACTTCAAACGCTCCCAGTCGATTCAGCTGAAACGCCTTGTAAGAAATTTGCAAACATTAATTCCAACAGAACCTTCTATTACACATTCTTTACACAGTTGAAAGTGCAAATAGATATTCCGGTAACAGAGGTAGAAATCCCAGACCAAATCAACCTGTCTATCAGCAATCAAAATATCCATCCTAAACTTAAGGTACAATCAAAACTTTTACTtcaaacataaataaacaaatgttttcatTCCAGACCGAAGACATAGAAAAAGAGTGCATGGATTTGGGTACAGCTATCGACTTTATTTTTTAGTGTAAAATGatttattcatctttcaatgTCTAGTTTCTTGAGAAAATGAGAATATACTACCTCCAGACATTCAATCCGCGGCTGCAGagactgaaaataaataaattagttttttaatcaCAAGAATTTGGATTGTATTCTTTTACCTTGAACATGGCTATAATGGGCTTGTCATGACTAAGACTCCCTCTCGTCCTTGTTATAAGAACGTACTTGATTGCGAGCTGTAATAAgtgttataagaaaaactgcAAGTATCTATGGTTTCTGCCTGTGTATACTTACATCATTTATAACTTCGTTGATTACCACATCTTTGATATTGTTGGATGGGATAAAAAGACTACTCTTGCGAGACAGGAACTTCTCCGTCGTTATTTGTAAAGCAAATTCAGCCACGAATAGAACTTTCTCTAGCAATCAAAGTCAATCACTTAGTATTCAGTATTCCAATCATCATCCAATGCTTTACTTCTCACCTGATTTAACCAACTCAATGGTTGTGTATATTAAAAATCCCAAAGTAAAGAGTGACAAAACATCAACAATGAGTAGCCGGCTTGTGGTGGACGCAATGTAGGCCAAATAGGTAACAGCTAGAGTAGCTATTGACTTGAGGCGAAAGCTTCTTTCATTTGAGTAATCTTTATTGATGATTTGTATTTCGAACGAATCGCGATTGTAGTCAATAATGTTCAATTGTAATTCTCGTCCTCCAAATGAACGAAATATATTACTTGGACCACTGGTTGTAGAAAACTCCATAGTGTGTTGTCGGGGAAGGGTGACGACTGGAAGGGGAAAAAATTAATGGTTCTGTTATACATACTATTTACACATTTAACTCTCTCCCatcttaccaaaaaaaaaagaaagaaatttagaAGATTCAAGTGAAAATGATAAATTCTTAGAATAGAATTAAGTTGAAAGAATTGCAAAGACTAAATgtcatttaacaaaacaaaaacaatacatttcgTATTGGgcatttgttattatttattactattttaaactacatatacatatataattgaaaaaaagaccGAATGcgatgttttgtatgtttttttacgaTTGTAATAgaatctgtcaaaaaatgaaagcgcaaaatagattttttgaatgaatgaattcagtagaaactcaataaaaattttcatctttctaGGTGCGTTTGGTAACTCTTTGGAAATTTATATGAAATCCTCTGATTGTCCCGGATGTATGGATTAATTGGAatcttataggcttttcacaccaaacccaaaataGTTCACACCGaccatttacacgttttcatttgacatttaaatttgtttgataccgtctgtcaaattttgtattgatggatggaaaaatttgtaagaaaaagttttgttcttctcaaattatttgtgaaaaaattaattctaaccaattaaaattatttttaatacctaaacaaaatatgaagattttgttaaactttttttcattatttcaagCCTCTATCATAAAAAACGtagttttcttttgcaaatccTGGACCTTCGAAGGAAAAGAAAAGCTTTAATAGAAAATCGTGTTTGACAAAGAAATATGTGGAAAAATGTAGGCTTTTTATAACAATTCAATTAATAGGAAGCTATTTATATatctaaatattttatgcaGGTACGCACCAGCACTTTTTGGGAACGTGAAATGTTAGTAAACGATGATGATTATTTCAAACAACATTTCAGAATGAACAaaaggatctggaaatgcaagGTGCAAACTTTAAGAAGTGTATGccattacaaaaaagtaaatccATTACAATATAAACACTGGGATCATCCGCGGAATATAAGACAGTTTCAGCTATCTTTGGGGTAGGAATATCAACAGTATGCATTATTGTGACAACATTTCTACAAGCACATATACACTTACTGAACAAATTATTAAGGAAAATGTGAATGGTTTCGAAAAACTTGGTTTACCTCAATGTTTTGGAGCTATTGGTATGGGTataattgtagtacccgtagcatgatggttagtgcgttggactgtcatgcaaagggtctgggttcaatccctgcctgtgccaccttaatttaaaaaaaataattttcgcgggtactgcctcttgcgaggaattgacaaatccttcaagagtaactcttgtcatgaaaaagtgctttctcaaaactagccgttcggattcggcccaaaattgtaggtcccttccattcctgacaacagtactcgcacacaggaatggttgagagatgtaagtcactaggccctggttcacaacggactgttgcgccaccccatttgatttgattttggtatGGGTATAATTAatgtacagggtccggcaaaaagatctcccatattttaaaaggcgatgacaaataaataaacaatttagctgacaaattttattgaattttttaaattaaatactatgccattttacattaaataaaataattacttagttttaaacattatatccgTTAAATATTGCCCTCTATTACTAATATATTTACGAAGCCTTTCCtggaagttttccattgctcgtCGAGTCATTTGTGGTGTAATGGCTGCCACATCCTGATTGATTGCCTTCTTAAGTGTTTGTAAAGATGTTGGGCGCTGAGTTTAGACTTAGGCGTTTAAATGttcccaaagaaaaaaattacaagtaaATCGGGTCACCTTGGTGGTCAGGTAATGTCTTATCGTAAAGAACGAAGATGCCCTGGAAATATCTCTCTCAAGATGGTTAGTGAACGCCGTAAAGTGTGTGatgtggctccatcttgttgaaaccagacttctttgtggttctAATAAACTGATTTAAATTTGGTTGAAGGAAGGTTTTAATCATGTGACAGAAGCGATCCGCATTATATGTAACTGTTTAAGTGCTGAACGCCTCGGAGATTGCCCGATAGACGCACTTACACATGCCACATTATCCGGTGTTTGCGGGTAAAGGTCAGCCAGACGATTTTCTCCAACCCCCTGCTGGTACTCTATTGTACTACTAGCTGTAATAATCGGAATTTAaatcgaaaacttttttttaaaaagaaactaattCTTATATGTGTCATATTTACAAatcatttgaaaaacttatgaaTTTCTGTTGTAGACATGGTATACACAGCTAACATACAATTATGTATAGgtaagtaaagttctgagtaaTTATTTCCCTCTTAAATAACTGTCTAGTTAAAAGAtcacattattaaataattttcacatcatttcttcttataaatgtgtggtcataatatttttgttataccaaAGATTGTTTGGAGTTTGATCTGATTTGAAATATGCGATGTACTGGTGTCTGTATAATActctaaaaaaagttaacaaattaTTCCTGAAATATATCAGAAAGAACGtccaatttaattgaaatttgctGTCTTGAGTTGTTGGTGtctttgttgacttttttatagATAGGCTTAACTACATTAAAATGTGTGcgcaaaaaggaaaaaactgaaaaatgcaCACAGACCTGTTTTAAGAGTTGccatatattaaaacaaaaaaatacacgcTTAAACAGTTTGAAGATTcagaaaagaataaataatttatttgaatacaaaaaaaaaaattaaaaaaaaaaaacaaaatgataagttGATGAAAATCTAATtctaaagtaaaataaacaacagGTTCATTTTAACACCCTCAATGAATTAGATAACACCACATCTTAGACCAATAGTAGAAGAACAAGTTATAGGCTTCGGGAAAGGAAGAGCTTTAGGCTAGGCGAGCACAGTTTTCGATACTGATGGatgttaacttttttgaatgaaaataaaacatctttcaattttgttttacttatttattttccgaATAAAATAACATCATCGGCAGAGACGAATTTGGCCTTTAGTTTTTCGAGTTCCAAGGGCAGGTGAGCTGTCCACAATTCAAGGCGGGGACTGCCTAAAGCCAAGCCGTCTGTTCGGCAACGCTGCTCAGACTGTTCGGCACAGGGACCCTCGGCCGCTGCAAATCCCAAGTAGTTGTACGACCCCAGGTTCAGACATCGTTTTTCTGTTCCAGTGAATTTGAATGTCCAACCGTAGTCCTTGCGGTTATGCGATCCTTGAGGGTTACCTCCGCCCCAAGGACACTGCAAATCGGGTGATTTCAGCAATCTCGAACTCTCCAATAGACATAGAATCTCTCGAAGGCATCGTAAAGCGTAACATAGCCCTGAAAACAAATCGAATTTCAAAATCAGTTAGTCAGTTCGTGGATTTCAAATCGATTTAAATCGTCATCTTACCtctcaattattttctttagctACTTTTGTTGCATACATCAACTGAATGATGCAGCCTAATACCATGAGCAGGTAAAAGCTAAGATATGGTAGGCAGGCTGTGTGTAGAGGAACCTCTCCGAATGACGATTTGCTCCTCCTTCTCCTGATACTCCTGCTTCTGTCCCTGCTTTACCATTGTGGTGTTGTTTATGTTGCTCTTTATTGTATACATCTCCATTTGCAGTCTGGGTAATAGCATTCGACAGCGTTGTTTTACTCTTGACATTCCCATTTGTGACAGCcaaaattccatttgaaataaatgtgtCGTTTGATGAGGGCTTAGGCTTTATTCCATTTTGTAAACGATGACGCACTTCGATATGATTGAAGTACAAAATaatctgttaataaaaaaaatattttttgttatgagatacaaataatatttaccaCCGCCTTTCAGTACATAAATACGTTTGACGTTTAAAAAGTAGCAAATTGAAACGTGTACCATAGTCGGATATAGACATTTTGTATGGGTTTAAGCAAGTAAGAAATGTTCCCAAATTTTAAAGTCCACTCTAAATTGGTAGGGccctttgtttctaattttgaGTTCATTTCATGTATATAGCTTTCCTTATATACAACCATAATTTAGCAGAATAAATAACGTCATTGCTACAATGGACAAGTTAAGAAGCGAATAACTCAATCTAAACTTTATACCCCTAAGACCCGATCTACTACTGGAGTATGTGATTTGCAATTTCCCAGAAAGAGAGAACGTCATAAAGTTCGTGGAACTTGTCGTTCTCTAAACGAAAGTAGAATAATTATTCttgaaagtgaatttttatCAGAGGAACAAGAGCTTGGTATGCTGAATGAGATGAATGTCTCTCAACCATAAAACTATTGCAAAGTTGCGTTACGATATAGAACTAGAATAATGAGTGAAAAATTctgatgttttaaatttactagttatttgttttttttttgtttttatgttttttttttatgttttttcttttattgttttttctcgTTTGTAATCCAACTTAAACGTGATAGCTAATTAcagtaatttaatttctttctgTCAGACGGCTAATGCAATGCTATTATGATTTTTGtgatgtaaatatttatgtaataattcttaaattaatctttaaatcaataataatcaaTTGCTTATCTATCAATACACAAATTATATCTTCTttcaaaaagtactttgcatatacccaaactcttATCCACCCCAAATCCTAAAATTATCCCAAGCATGGGGGTTGTAAGGGGGCAGCATGCTGTTAGTACACCGTggtatcaattcaaaaaaaacttgttttgggttcaaaaaatgaaatacaaaaaatgtcgagttgagtccgaaaaagaaaataatttttctatgacttaaaggtgtttgctcgccttaatatttaaaacatgttctattgagacccctacgtAACTgtaaaaaatcagaaggaaatccatgctgcggtaatggaaagtcgccccataAAACCTATACATTGCTTTTAGTCTAATGatggaaaacattttaatataaagtgtttccttttttcattgTCAAAAAATAGTTACAGTTGTGAAACaaacctatttatttatttatactcaATTTGACGGTGAACGTTTTCATTTGCCGAGTTACACAAAAACAAACCCATCTGAATTATTCCATTCAAATACTTCAGCACTCCTTgcgatgttattttttttgtttttcaccaaaaatctattacaatttcaaattggattttttccaaccCGTCTCGTTGATGCTTCGCAACTTCgcgttattaaaaatattttccaatatgGCGGTGATATGTTGTGGCCATTCTA
It encodes:
- the LOC129939647 gene encoding uncharacterized protein LOC129939647 — encoded protein: MEFSTTSGPSNIFRSFGGRELQLNIIDYNRDSFEIQIINKDYSNERSFRLKSIATLAVTYLAYIASTTSRLLIVDVLSLFTLGFLIYTTIELVKSEKVLFVAEFALQITTEKFLSRKSSLFIPSNNIKDVVINEVINDLAIKYVLITRTRGSLSHDKPIIAMFKSLQPRIECLEVVYSHFLKKLDIER